The DNA sequence TCGTCGACGTAGCCGCCGAAGTAGGCGGGGTCGTCGGAGTTGACCGTGACGACCAGGCCCCGCTCGAGCATCCCGACAAGGGGGTAGTCGGCCAGGGAGTCCACCACCTGCAGGCGGAGGTTGGACAGCGGGCACAGGGTCAGCGGGACCCGCTCGGCGACGAGCCGGTCGACGAGCGCGTCATCCTCGAGCGCGCGGATGCCGTGGTCGACCCGCTCGACGCCCAGGACGTCGAGGACCTCCCGGACGTTGGCGGCCGGGCCCTCCTCCCCGGCGTGGGCGACCCGGTGCAGGCCGCGGGCGTGGGCGAGGTCGAAGGTGTCCTTGAACGGCGCGGCGGGCCCGACCTCGCTGGAGCACAGGCCGACCCCGAGGACCGGGAAGCCCAGGGCGAGGACCTCCTCGAGCGCCGTGCGGGCGTCCTCGGCGGGAAGGTGGCGCAGGAAGGTGATGATGAGGCCGCTCGTGATGCCGTGGTCCGCCTCGCTCGTGGCCAGGACGCCGGTCACGCCCCCGAGGGCGACGGCGGCCGGCACGCCCCGGGCGGTGTGGGCCTGGATGTCGAGGAAGACCTCGGCGTGCCTGACCCCCGCCCGGCGGGCCCGGTCCAGGTAGGCGCGGGTGAGGTCGGCGAAGTCCTCCTCGGTGCGCAGGACGACCATGTTCGCGTAGTACAGGTCGAGGAAGCTCTGGAGCCCGGTGAAGGAGTACCGCGAGCGCAGGTCCTCGATGCCGTCGTAGGGCAGGTCGATCCCGTTGCGCTCGGCCAGGGCGTAGATGAGCTCGGGCTCGAGGGTGCCCTCGAGGTGGAGGTGGAGCTCGACAGTGGGCATTGTCATCGGCACATCATGACAGCGCTTCCCGGGCGGGCCCGCGAGCCGGGAGCGCCGTGTCGGGAGCTCCGTGTCCGGCGTGCCGTGTCGGGAGCTCCGTGTCCGGCGTGCCGTGTCGGGAGCTCCGTGTCCGGCGTGCCGTGTCGGGCGTGCCGGTCGAGCGGCGCGTGCCGGTCGAGCGGCGCGTGCCGGGGCGGGGCGC is a window from the Georgenia muralis genome containing:
- a CDS encoding adenosine deaminase; protein product: MTMPTVELHLHLEGTLEPELIYALAERNGIDLPYDGIEDLRSRYSFTGLQSFLDLYYANMVVLRTEEDFADLTRAYLDRARRAGVRHAEVFLDIQAHTARGVPAAVALGGVTGVLATSEADHGITSGLIITFLRHLPAEDARTALEEVLALGFPVLGVGLCSSEVGPAAPFKDTFDLAHARGLHRVAHAGEEGPAANVREVLDVLGVERVDHGIRALEDDALVDRLVAERVPLTLCPLSNLRLQVVDSLADYPLVGMLERGLVVTVNSDDPAYFGGYVDDNVRELTRLLGLTPDQLATLARNGVEAAFVDDARRAELTAEVDAWHAAQA